AAATCCGCTGACGATGTATCTGGCAGACATCTGCACAGTCGTCTCTAACCTGGCACAGACTCCATCCATCTCTATTCCCGGAAAACCGACAGCTTCCGGATTACCGGTAGGAATCCAGTTCATGGGCAAACGCCATGATGATTTCAGAATGCTGAAGACTGTGCAGGCCCTTCAAGCGGTGACGACGCATCATCAACGCATGCCGGATCTCATTTCCTGAAATGGTTCCGTAGGATGGGTAGAGCGTTAGCGAAACCCATTGAGTTTTGTTGGGTTTCACTTCGTTCTCCCCAACCTACCCACCATGCCAAACCGAAAATTAAACAGCCCTGCTATCAACAGGAGTCGTTATGAATAAAAAAATATTGCGAATCTACGTGGATACATCTGTTTTCGGGGGAATGTTTGATGAAGAGTTTTCCGACATTAGCCAACGGTTTTTTAAGCAGGTGAGTGAAGGTCGATTCAAATTGGTTACTTCAGCAGTAGTTCAACAAGAACTGGAACCTGCTCCTGAAAAAGTGAAACAGCTATTTCAGAAAATGTTGCCATTAGCAGACATTGTCAGCATCGAACGAGAAGCGTTAGAATTGCAGCAAGCATACATTACAGAAGGAGTCGTCACTGCAACATCTGCTCTGGACGCGCTTCATGTTGCTTTAGCGACGGTGAACGGTTGTGATCTGATAATTAGTTGGAACTTCAAACATATTGTACATTTTGACAAGATTCCGATGTATAATGCCGTCAATACACTGAAAAACTTTGGGCACATTGACATATATTCGCCAAGGGAGGTGATTCACTATGAAGAAGATATTTGATTGCGTGGAAATGAAACGGGAAGGAGCTAAAAAAATTCTGGAACAATTACAAGGGATAACGATTGAACAGCAATTAGACTACTGGAAATTGATAGAAAAAAAAATAAAGGAAAAGGCGAATCCACAATATTCCATAAACTGAAAATGTGAATCACTATTCTGAGTCACACGCCTCAATCCCAACCATGGTGAGATCGTCGTTCAACTCGGTATTTCCAGAAAATTCCATCGCATGAGTCAGCAGGGTCTCCATGATGTCTGTGATGGAGCGATCATAAGCGGTGCTCAGCAGGTTCTTGCAGCGTTTTAAGCCAAAAATTTCATGTTTTTCATTTTCTATTTCCAGTAACCCATCCGTAAACAGCACCAACTTGTCTCCCGGATAAAAAGGGATTTGGGCATCCTCGAAACGGGCCAGATCTGAAGGAATAATTCCCAGGAGTGCGCCATGACGATCCAGAAGTTCCACATCAGGTTGTCTGGATCTGATGTATACGCCAGGAGGGTGGCCTGCCGACGCATAGAACAATGATTGCCGGTGGGGATCATAGATGGCATAGAATAGTGTCGCGAACTTTTCATCCGGAATTTTTTGATACAGCGCGTCATTGAGGCGCTGTAAGGTTCTGGCGGGTGAACTATTTTCAAAAGCAAACGTTTTGAACAATCCATATATCATGAAAGACAGCATGGCAGCCGAAACCCCATGACCTGTTACATCAGCGATCATGATTCCAATTTTATCTTCAGGCAATAACAGCACATCATAAAAATCACCACCAACCTTTTCTACCGGAATGAATCGGGTGGCAACAGTCGCGCGGGGAAATTGAATGAAGGAATGAGGTAATATGGCCTGTTGCAGGGAGCGTGCTTGTTCAAGATCCGCCATCATTTTGAGATTGACCGCATACAACTCGCGCTGGTGATCCTCAATTTTTCGTAACATGGTTGATTTTTCGATGGCATTCAGCATGGCACGATACAGAGATGCGGATGTGATCTGCCCTTTGATCAGATAGTCCTGAACTCCCATCTTCATGGCATTGACCGCAATGGATTCATCGCCCTGTCCTGTAAGAAAAATAACAGGTTTATCATAGTCGTTGGCCAGCATGGCCTGGAAAAGTTCTATTCCGGTGCGGGAACCTAATTGATAATCAATCAGGCAGATGTCATGCGGAGCCTGACAGGATGTTACGAGAGCCTGCTCGAACGTGGCACACCATTGAAGTTCTATCAGCGTCTCATGAATATCCTCAACAAGCATCCGGGTGATGAAACAGTCATCTTCGGAATCATCAACCAGCAGAACTCGAATTACCGTTTGTTGTTCCATGTTGCGGCCTCAGGTGCGGGTAGGGAGTTTGACAAATGTCAGCCAGAAATTCTCAATACTTTTGATCACCTTGATGAACTGTTCAAAATCTACCGGTTTGACGATGTAGCTGTTGACATGCAGTTTATACATCCGGTGGATGTCATCGGCACTTTCTGAGGTTGTCAGGACAATAACCGGCAATTCTGTAAACCTTGGATCTTCACGTATCTGTTTGAGTACCTGACGGCCGTCAATTCCCGGAAGATTGAGATCAAGCAATACCAGATCAGGCAAAACGGCATCCTGGTATGGATTTTCTTTTCTTAAAAATCTGAGAGCGCTTTCACCATCGTTCACCACATGCAGGTTATTTTTAATTTTGCCTTCCTTGAGTGCTTCCTGAGCCAGAAACACATCATCCGGGTTGTCTTCCACCAGCAGCAGTTCGACAGGTTGACCCATAGATTCTGTATGCATAAATTCTCCATTAAATTAATTGGATTGTTAAGGATTGATCGGATCAGAACCTAATGATTTCACCATCAGGTTTCAATCTTTAATTACGGTAAACGCGACATGCGTCAGGAAATCCTCAAGTTCGTCAATCATTCCGGTAAAGATTTCCACATCGTCTGACGGACAGTTTTCCAGAGACCGTCCCTGCGCATTCACCTTGTCCAGATTATGAGAGCCTCTGATTTTGTGTCCCAGTTTGCGGATGGCCTCAAAATCTTTTTGCTCCAGCGCGTTCCTGAGTTCCTGACACTGATTGCGTTTACTCTCGAGGATTTTGGGCATGATGGGTGCCAGCATCCTTGGGATTGCGACTTGATATACAGTCACGTCTTCGGCTATTGCGGACGTAGAGGTCCCTGTTTTCGGAGGCGTATGTCGCCCCAATGCGGATAGAATAATGCTCTTTGCGGTTTCATACGTCAGCGGTTTGATCAAATAGCTGTCACAACCGGCATCCAGACATTTTTGTAATTCCTCTTTAAATGCATGGGCGGTCAACGCCAGAATCGTTGTCGGTGTTTTTTTCTGTGACTGTTCCCATTGCCGGATCTGTCGGGTTGCTGAATATCCATCCAGCACAGGCATTTGCATGTCTATCAGCACCAGATCATAATGATTTTTCTGAAATAAGGTCACTCCTTCCTGACCATTTTCTGCCAGATCCACGGTTCCTCCCATGATTTCCAGAAAACGTTCAATGATGATTCTGTTATCGAGTGAATCGTCTACAATCAGGGTATGAAATGGATGGGCTGTGTGGATTGCTTCGGGGTGTGTGAGGTGGTTCACATGCACCGACGATTTTTGTGTGCTTGACGGAGAGGCCTCTTTATCGACCTTGAATTTCAATGAAAAGAAAAACTCACTTCCTGTCCCCGGAGTACTTTTAAAATCAATGGTTCCTCCCATCAGTGTGACCAGACGTTTGCAAATGGCTAAGCCCAGGCCTGAACCACCATATTGTCGGGTAATCGCGGAATCCGCCTGGTAGAAATTCTGGAATATTTTCGACTGCTTATCAGGTGAAATACCAATGCCGGTATCCATGACACGAAAGTGGAGTTGACACCATTCTGATTCAGATGAAATTTTTTCATCAATCAACTCAATCAACAGTTTCACCTCGCCAGTAGCGGTAAATTTTACGGCATTTCCCAGCAGATTGAACAGAATCTGGCGCAGACGTGTGGGATCACCGATAATCCGGGAAGGAATGCCGGAATCCATAGCGCAGGTTAAATCCAGGCTTTTTTTATCCGTTTCCGGAGCTCTTCAGCGATATCCACAATGATGCCATGCACATGACCGTCTATTTCATAAATCATGGGGGGCAACGCATGATTTCCCAGAAACAGAAGGGGATGTTCCGGAATTGCTGTGTGGCCGTCAGACTCCGCAAACAAGCGCGATTCCTGAAGCATCAGGAATAAAATCAATAGCAAAAAAATGTGTTTGAAATTTTTCATAAATGATTACCGCCTTAATAATTGGTAAGCGTTCAACTTTCAGTGTTTATGCGCTTCAGAAGCATTATAACTCAATAGCAGAAAATATTGTTTGGCTTCCAGGCCTTGAGAATTCCTGAAAACTGATAACTGACGGCTGAACGCTTTGTTTCATGCCACCTGAGTCAGTGGAATAGTCCAGAAAATGGTTGTGCCTTCTCCCACCCTTGATTCAGCCCAGATGCGCCCTCCATGCGCGACAACAATCCTTTTGGCGATGGTCAGGCCGACTCCTGAACCTTCATACCGGGTACGGGGATGAAGGCGTTTGAACATCTGAAACACTGTTTCCAGGTACTCCTGAGGAATCCCGATTCCATTGTCAGCAATAGAAAACTGCCATTCGTGAGACTCCAGAAATATTGCGGAAATGCGAATTTCCGGAGACTGGTCACTCCGGAATTTGATGGTGTTGTCGAGCAGATTCAGCAGCAGTTGCCGCCATTGTTCGCGATTTCCGCTGATCCGGGGTAACAGATCCTGTTGAATGTGAGCCTGGTGTTGTTCAATCAGTGGTTTGATTTCATCGGTGATTTCTTTCAGCAACTCATTGACAGAAAAACTTTCAAAGCGCGAATCATCCTCCGATGAGATGGATGCTGTTTTTAACAGGTCGTTGACCAGCCGTTTCATCCGTTCGCCAGCCTTGACCGCCCGTGAAATCAATTCTTTTGAGCCTTCATCCATTCGCGATTCATTACGGCGCTGAAGAATCTGGATGAATCCTGTCATGGAGCGTATGGGTTCCTGAATATCATGAGCAATCAAAAACGCGTACTCACTCAGTTCCTCATTTTTCTGCACCACCTGCCGTGCGTATTCTTCAGCCCGCTGTTCCGCCACTGTATGTGCCTGAATCTCATCCTGCAAGGATTCACGGACAGTCCTCAACTGAAACGTCATCTGGTTGAAATCGTTGGCGAGGTTGCCCAGTTCATCATGGCTTTCCAGCCTGATCCGATGATCCAGATCTCCCTTGCCGATGATCCGGACACCCTGCTGAAAACCGGTAATGGCTTTCAGCAGATAACGATTGAATTTAATGACCACCATGATCAGAATACCTCCGCCGACCATAAAAGAAATCAGCAGGGTGTTGTGAATCTGATTCTTACGTGTCAAAAGACGATTTTGAATGACGCCGGACAAGTGCTGGATGCTGGACATCAATTGCAAGGCGCGGATGGACAACCGGGAAGTCATGATCTTTACCCGATCAGAATGGCTGAAATGTTCATGGTCTGAGTTCGGTTGCCGCTCAAATTCCACCAGTTCCGTGAAGGTTCGAAGTACCTCCTCGAAGGACGAACGTGTGCTGTTGATCAGATATCGCTCTTCTTCATTTCCCGCTTCAATGGTGTCAATCAACAGTATAATTGAGTCATAACGCTGATGCCACTGCTGAAATGCCCGTTCCACCGGATTATCCAGATAGTCACGGGACAGCAGATTCAATTCCAGAATTCCTCGTGTCAACTGGTGCATGGTGCCTTGGTGGCGTATGATTTTGTTGGACTGCTCAAAAGACAAAGAGAACAATCCAAACGAAAAGATACAAAAAAGCACGATAAACAAAGCGTTGAGCCAGGATCTGAGTTTGATGGTCATAGTCGTTATCGAATGAGAGTGATGGCTTCCGGTTTAACTTGCTGCATGGCATCCAGAGAGATCATTTTCAGATAATTGGGAAGAACCATTCCCGCATCCGGATTGCTTTCCATCAGCCACTGTGCCTCATCTTCCATGGCCAGAATCAATGCTTGCGGCATATCCAATGTGTACTGGGACCTTCCACTCAAATCGGTGATATAATCATCGGTGAGTTCAAACTGTCGTGCCAGAATTTTCCTGAATTCATCGGGGTGCAGTCTTATAAAATTTTCTGCGTCATTCAGTGCATACAATACCCGGTGCAGTTCTTCAACATGCTTAACAATCCAGTCTTGACGGGCGACCAATACAAAATAAAATTCCTGTTCATTGGTGCCTTTCATGACACTTACCTGATCACCCATTTTTTGCAAAATCTGGTAACCAACGGGTTGCCATGTCATCACAGCATCCATTTCTCCGGTTTCCAGTTTGTGTTCCAACTGTGAGGCTGGCAGATCAATCAAATCAAGATCGTTGCCTGATAATCCATTACGGATTAAAAAACGGTTCAGTCCGAATTCTCCGCCAGTCCCCTTGATCAAACCAATTTTTTTTCCTTTAAGATCTGATGGCTGCTGAATATTCCGGTCATTACGAACAATCAGATTATGCGTCCTGAAAGTGGCAATATTGCCCACAATTTGTAAATCAGTCGGCGTTAAGGTTTGATTGACAAACACAAATTCAGAACTGGTTGCCAAGTCCAGTTGTCCTGTCTGCACATCACTCAATGTCCGTTTGCCAGTCGTATAAGACTGAAAATCCACACTGACCTGATGTTTGACAAAATATCCCTGATCCTGTGCTACCCAGGCCAATGCACCAGCATCCCCTCTAAAAACACCAAAGCGCAGGGGTTGTTCCTGAATGATTTCGGTGTGTTCCGGTTCAGAATGTTTTTGATTCCACAGGAAAACAGCCAATAACATTCCTGTCATGATTCCAGCGATGAGCAGACTTTTAGATTTTGACATGAACTCTCCTTATCAATTCAGATTGTTTTTGGGCAGTGTCCAGTAAAACGTAGTCCCTTGCCCCGCTTGGGATTCCACTTTGATTGTTCCGCCATGACGTTCAACGATTTTTTTACAAACACTCAGGCCGATGCCGCTGCCTTCATATTCCGTGCGGCCATGAAGGCGTTTGAACATTCCAAAAATGGTTTCAAAATGCTCCGGCGCAATTCCGATTCCATTATCCGCAATGGAAAATATCCAGTGGTCTTCATGTTCCTGAACGCCCAGATGAATTTGGGGTGTTGTTTCTCCATGAAATTTAACGGCATTTCCCAGCAGATTCTGGAGAAGCTGTTCCCATTGCTGGGCGTCCACCTGAACTGAAGGCAAGGCATCATGGGTGATCTTTGCCTGATGTTCCTGAATCAGCAACTGGAGCGATGACAAAACATTTTTCAGGGTTTTATTCAGGTCTGTAAGCCGAAAGGGTTGCTGCTGAGTGTCTATCCGTGAATACGTCAGCAAGGAATTAATCAGATCCATCATCCTCAACCCCGCGGCATCCGCCCGTTTCAGGATCTCAATGGCGTTAGGCTCCAGTGCCGACTGATAACGCTGAAGAAATAACTGAAGTAAATTCATCATGACTCTCACTGGTTCCTTGAGATCATGAGAAGCAATGTAGGCAAATTCTGTCAGTGCCTTGTTGCTTTGCTCCAGTCTGTTGGCGTAATGAGCCATTTGAGTCTCTGCTGTTTTACGTTCGGTGATATCTTCAGAAATGCCCAGTAGCAGTTTCGGATTGCCTGCTTCATCAGGAATGGTCACTTTCCTGGTGTGCAGAATACGGAGTCCCTTGTGTCTGGTTTGAATGGGTTCTTCGGCAATATCCAGAAGCTCGCCTTTTTCCAGAATTTCACGATCTTTTGCTGTGAAAAAATCCGCCTGTTCCTTCGGGAAAAAATCATAATCGTTTTTTCCGATCAGTTCTTCCCGGTTATAGCCCAGAAGATATTCCCCCTCCTTGTTGAAATGGACAAACCTGAGCGATTGGGCTTCCTTGACAAATACCATGGACGGGATGTTCGCCAGAATGGATTCGAGATAAATATTCTGTTCCCGCAGTTTCTTATCGGCAATTTGCACATCTGTTCTGGCCTCAAACAATTCCCGTGTCCGTTTTTCAATGCCCTGTTCCAACTGCTGATTCAGAATTTCCAGATCCTGTTTGAGAAGACTCTGTTTGTGTTCTTCCTGAACAAGCTGATCCAGCATGCGGTTAAAACCTGACGCAAGAATGCCCAGTTCATCCTGTTGTCCCGTATCCGCTCTGGTGTCTCTTCTGCCTGAAAATGTGGCTTCGACCACATGCACCAGGTGGTGTAACCGTTGAGTCAGCGATCTTGAAAGCCCATAGGCACAGAACACCCCCACCAGAATGGCAACCAGCGAAAACACAAGACCATCCACTAAAATATCATTCAGAGCCTGTTGATACTGATCCCTGTTTCTGCGCACACGGGCCCATCCGATGATGTCGGTATCTCTCAAAATGGGGAACCCCATTTCAATAAAATGCTCGTCATCGCGGATCACGGTGAGTTCTTTTCCATGCTGAATCAAATCCAGACTGACCTGATCACTCAAATATTTACCGATCAATGCCGTTTCAGAATGGGCCATAATTTTTCCATCCATGTCCGTCAGTATGATAAAACTGATATCCTTGTAAAACTGATAGGATTGCACAATTTCTGACAATCCTGCCAGATCGCTGGATAACACCCACGGAACACTGCTTGCGGCCAATGAACGGCATAAACTGAGGGTGCGTTCCACACTTTGATGATACAGAAACGCTTTTTGCCGGAAAAAAAGATCCTGCACAAAAAAACTCATGAGCACCGCATGAACCAGTGCGACACTGAGCACCAGTTTCTTTTTGATGGTCATGTTCAGCCACCATGTTCTGATTCCTGTCATTCTGAACCTCTTGAAAATAATTCCT
This is a stretch of genomic DNA from SAR324 cluster bacterium. It encodes these proteins:
- a CDS encoding fused response regulator/phosphatase, producing the protein MEQQTVIRVLLVDDSEDDCFITRMLVEDIHETLIELQWCATFEQALVTSCQAPHDICLIDYQLGSRTGIELFQAMLANDYDKPVIFLTGQGDESIAVNAMKMGVQDYLIKGQITSASLYRAMLNAIEKSTMLRKIEDHQRELYAVNLKMMADLEQARSLQQAILPHSFIQFPRATVATRFIPVEKVGGDFYDVLLLPEDKIGIMIADVTGHGVSAAMLSFMIYGLFKTFAFENSSPARTLQRLNDALYQKIPDEKFATLFYAIYDPHRQSLFYASAGHPPGVYIRSRQPDVELLDRHGALLGIIPSDLARFEDAQIPFYPGDKLVLFTDGLLEIENEKHEIFGLKRCKNLLSTAYDRSITDIMETLLTHAMEFSGNTELNDDLTMVGIEACDSE
- a CDS encoding PAS domain-containing protein → MTGIRTWWLNMTIKKKLVLSVALVHAVLMSFFVQDLFFRQKAFLYHQSVERTLSLCRSLAASSVPWVLSSDLAGLSEIVQSYQFYKDISFIILTDMDGKIMAHSETALIGKYLSDQVSLDLIQHGKELTVIRDDEHFIEMGFPILRDTDIIGWARVRRNRDQYQQALNDILVDGLVFSLVAILVGVFCAYGLSRSLTQRLHHLVHVVEATFSGRRDTRADTGQQDELGILASGFNRMLDQLVQEEHKQSLLKQDLEILNQQLEQGIEKRTRELFEARTDVQIADKKLREQNIYLESILANIPSMVFVKEAQSLRFVHFNKEGEYLLGYNREELIGKNDYDFFPKEQADFFTAKDREILEKGELLDIAEEPIQTRHKGLRILHTRKVTIPDEAGNPKLLLGISEDITERKTAETQMAHYANRLEQSNKALTEFAYIASHDLKEPVRVMMNLLQLFLQRYQSALEPNAIEILKRADAAGLRMMDLINSLLTYSRIDTQQQPFRLTDLNKTLKNVLSSLQLLIQEHQAKITHDALPSVQVDAQQWEQLLQNLLGNAVKFHGETTPQIHLGVQEHEDHWIFSIADNGIGIAPEHFETIFGMFKRLHGRTEYEGSGIGLSVCKKIVERHGGTIKVESQAGQGTTFYWTLPKNNLN
- a CDS encoding type II toxin-antitoxin system VapC family toxin, with the translated sequence MLRIYVDTSVFGGMFDEEFSDISQRFFKQVSEGRFKLVTSAVVQQELEPAPEKVKQLFQKMLPLADIVSIEREALELQQAYITEGVVTATSALDALHVALATVNGCDLIISWNFKHIVHFDKIPMYNAVNTLKNFGHIDIYSPREVIHYEEDI
- a CDS encoding response regulator, with translation MDSGIPSRIIGDPTRLRQILFNLLGNAVKFTATGEVKLLIELIDEKISSESEWCQLHFRVMDTGIGISPDKQSKIFQNFYQADSAITRQYGGSGLGLAICKRLVTLMGGTIDFKSTPGTGSEFFFSLKFKVDKEASPSSTQKSSVHVNHLTHPEAIHTAHPFHTLIVDDSLDNRIIIERFLEIMGGTVDLAENGQEGVTLFQKNHYDLVLIDMQMPVLDGYSATRQIRQWEQSQKKTPTTILALTAHAFKEELQKCLDAGCDSYLIKPLTYETAKSIILSALGRHTPPKTGTSTSAIAEDVTVYQVAIPRMLAPIMPKILESKRNQCQELRNALEQKDFEAIRKLGHKIRGSHNLDKVNAQGRSLENCPSDDVEIFTGMIDELEDFLTHVAFTVIKD
- a CDS encoding NrtA/SsuA/CpmA family ABC transporter substrate-binding protein codes for the protein MSKSKSLLIAGIMTGMLLAVFLWNQKHSEPEHTEIIQEQPLRFGVFRGDAGALAWVAQDQGYFVKHQVSVDFQSYTTGKRTLSDVQTGQLDLATSSEFVFVNQTLTPTDLQIVGNIATFRTHNLIVRNDRNIQQPSDLKGKKIGLIKGTGGEFGLNRFLIRNGLSGNDLDLIDLPASQLEHKLETGEMDAVMTWQPVGYQILQKMGDQVSVMKGTNEQEFYFVLVARQDWIVKHVEELHRVLYALNDAENFIRLHPDEFRKILARQFELTDDYITDLSGRSQYTLDMPQALILAMEDEAQWLMESNPDAGMVLPNYLKMISLDAMQQVKPEAITLIR
- a CDS encoding HAMP domain-containing protein, with protein sequence MTIKLRSWLNALFIVLFCIFSFGLFSLSFEQSNKIIRHQGTMHQLTRGILELNLLSRDYLDNPVERAFQQWHQRYDSIILLIDTIEAGNEEERYLINSTRSSFEEVLRTFTELVEFERQPNSDHEHFSHSDRVKIMTSRLSIRALQLMSSIQHLSGVIQNRLLTRKNQIHNTLLISFMVGGGILIMVVIKFNRYLLKAITGFQQGVRIIGKGDLDHRIRLESHDELGNLANDFNQMTFQLRTVRESLQDEIQAHTVAEQRAEEYARQVVQKNEELSEYAFLIAHDIQEPIRSMTGFIQILQRRNESRMDEGSKELISRAVKAGERMKRLVNDLLKTASISSEDDSRFESFSVNELLKEITDEIKPLIEQHQAHIQQDLLPRISGNREQWRQLLLNLLDNTIKFRSDQSPEIRISAIFLESHEWQFSIADNGIGIPQEYLETVFQMFKRLHPRTRYEGSGVGLTIAKRIVVAHGGRIWAESRVGEGTTIFWTIPLTQVA
- a CDS encoding response regulator, yielding MHTESMGQPVELLLVEDNPDDVFLAQEALKEGKIKNNLHVVNDGESALRFLRKENPYQDAVLPDLVLLDLNLPGIDGRQVLKQIREDPRFTELPVIVLTTSESADDIHRMYKLHVNSYIVKPVDFEQFIKVIKSIENFWLTFVKLPTRT